The Hippoglossus stenolepis isolate QCI-W04-F060 chromosome 1, HSTE1.2, whole genome shotgun sequence DNA segment gcctcCAGTTGACCTATTGTGATGAGTTGATATCTAATCAATCTGTGGCCATCAAGGATCAAAGATGACGCTAATCCTACCATCAAATATAGAAGTTCAGAACATATAGATAAGGAAACAATGCTGATGTATCAATAGTCCAGCCACATCATCGACTGCGCTCCTTCCTTCACGTAGTATTTCCACACACTACGTGTGTACACCCTGTGTTTGTACTGTAGTGCTGCAGGCCGGATGGCAGCAGGGGTTAAAGAATGGCTACTGTGTCCCAGTTTAAGGACACGTGTTTGGATGTGCTCATGGGGACTGAAATAGACCTACATGAGagacctgttttattttttactctgcTGCCATTTGTCCTTTGGATCCAACAGTCAAACATTGTGACTGATGAAAAAGGCTCTGAAATAACTAGTATGCATTCATCAATGCAGTGATTATCAAGGTCTAAGAGTTAACTGTAAGCTAAATCCAAAGACGTAACAATTGTAtagtatgaataaatatatatcatagCATTTgtgtcattcatttttaaagcaactgaataacattaataaataaataaatatatttacttgcaaaatttaaatatgacaaattatAAGTGAATTTAGGGGTTTTCTATTTGgagaaaattatatttgaattaGGTAAAGACTCTATTTAATGAAATACTcatcaacaaaataattaaatattaaatgttaaatatcagACGCTAAATAGCCAGTCCTGTTTCATTTGTTCACTGGATGATTCATTCtaagtgttttacattttagtgGCTGCAGGGATTCGATGCTGTTTGTAAACTCAACTAATCTTAAAAGCAGCCCCTTAAATGTTGgagtaaaaacacactttacaaTTCTGATGGGAGTAATTGTGCTTCTTTAAGGCTGTATGAGCTTATAATTTTAATGTTGGTCTCAGTAGTAAAGAAAGTATGTAAGTTATATGaagaaaatgattttcaatgagaaagaaaacaaaatgaacatacatatatattcttttttttttcttcttttttaacgTTTCGTTTTCGTCTGTATAATGACCCTGGAGGTCAGAtcacattttaactttattttaaaataaacgttttaaatgtatttatttatttaatttacttatttaatattttttaagtaaGGAAACCCCATCTGAAAACACTAGCCCTAATTTTAACAACcccaatttttttattaaacgtgggggacatttatttatttttaatttttttataacaCGAAAATACACATTCTGTAGGGCATTggttatatactgtatgttgttgtACAACAAATCTAGGTAAACAGGCTATTCAGGGATTTTAACCAGCTTTTGTGTCGTCAAGTCTTCACACCACCATCATTATCTAAATATTTGTTCTTTACAGAAACCTATTGTATTTAACTGATGGTGATCTCCgttacaaaatgatttattatgtGCGACGCTTTTCTCAACCACTCAGTTCGGCCATGTTGTGCACAATGCAGCTTAGACtgatatattaatatacatttatttgtctttctccctttaactacttttatttagttcaaACTGCTGTTGGACATAAtttcttcagctcctgcagcagggcTCAGCCTGAGGCCTCCATGTTTGCacgtacagacagacagacagaccgacgGAGGGTTTACCTGTGGTGAACAGCACGATGGCCTTGATGCAGCTGTACTCCGCAGAGTCCACGTGCAGCACCTTCAgcttctccacctgctcctgGAAGACCCGGATGTGGTCCATGAAGGCCACCACCCGGTCCGCGGACATCGGCGAGGCGTGCAGGCCGGCGGCGGCCAGCAGCGGGGCCACGTGGACGGGCATGGAGCACTGGGCGGCGTTCAGCACGAACAGTTCGCTCCAGGTGAGGCGGAGCAGGGCCACCTGGTCCGGCACCTGCAGGTCCGGGAAGAAGGGGATGTTGCGGGCCCACTCCACGGCGCTGAAGAGCATGCGGGCCGCCAGCTCGCAGATGTTCTCGATGCCCATGAGGTTGTTGCTCTGCAGACACTGAGAGCCGAACCTGGAGGTCGGGTAGGGCTCGGCCCGCAGCAGCAGGGAGATGTATCCCGATAGGTAGGAGTGACACTGCAGAGGGTCTCCGTTCGTCAGGGCGAACTGGCCGTGGTAAGACTGGGTGGGAATCCTGCCTCTCTGGACAGctgcaacaaataaaacaaaccaaccaaaaagTCAAGAAGCATCACAGATGGAAACAGAAAGAGTTAAATACATCTTTCAAAAAGAGATGTTTATCAAAACTGTTAGAAATCATATAcacccccatacacacacaccctctccccCTTTTTGTAGCCATTATAGTTGAGTGGTAGCCCATGGTGGACTGGCTCTTCAGACATGGACACCAGTCACTTTCAGGCAGCTCCAGGACAGACATTCAGCGTTGTTAGGAAATAATACAtggtattttatatatatatatatatatatatgcatgcaTTATTTAATAATGGAGGTGCTGCACGAAAGTCAGCCTGTTTGTAGGCCACGACCTGCGAGGTGTTTCAGCCGGGTTGtgggtattttttattttccatcctAATGTTTTAAATTCAAGGCCAAAACCGCAGAtacctattttttttaatgctgtgtCAACTTTAATTGTTTCCTTTGATAGCCCATACAAAGCGTGAGTGTTTTAATCTCCttattttattactattattatttggtgtttaactttttattaaagtttatttggattggtttaaaataagaaaaacgtTTATTATATAACTCTTCTATTCTGGAGGCTGTAATGGTGGACTACAGTCGGCTACATTCGGGCCTGTACGACCAGCATGCATTATGAATAGCCTacgcacaaatacacactcacacacacttacttacacatacataaacacgGCCCACATGCGCACACATAATCCGAAAACGTCACGCACATAAAGGCAACAATTTAACGGAAATAACATGGAAACCTAGAGTAAAAGGTCGCAGCTCTGGTTTGGTATCCGAACATGTGACATTTAACGCAGCTCCGGGCTGTTTCTGACACACAATGGCCGCGTAAGACGGACACAGGAGGAGCCACAATAACACACTCATCATGCTAGAGGATGCTAGCTGAGCGCACTAATCTGTGGGATATGAGGACACAGAACACACACCAGAATACAAACAGAAGAATAATATATGTGAGAGGCTCCATCAGAAATAACCGGAGTCTGCGCACAAGACAAAGGCAACATGCCTGTGTCCAGACGGATGGAGATACGAGCTAGCCTATACACAAAGGCAGCATGCGCACAATTAGAGTTTATTGTGTTCAAAGTAAATAATGTGGACAAACGCGCAGTGCTGTGTGACACCGAACATTGTCTGGACAGTAAGGTGTGGTGCTGAGCGGCTCATGTGTCAATACCCAGAGCAACAAGAGGAGGATGCCAGCGCGTACCTTCCCTCCTCATGCCGACTTTCAGGCATTTCTTGAGGCGACAGTACTGGCACTGGTTGCGGTGGTGCTGGTCCACGGGGCAGGTCCTGTTGGCCCTGCAGGTGTAGCTCAGGTTCCTCCTGACGCTGCGCTTGAAGAAGCTCTTACATCCCTCACAAGTGAACTGTCCGTAGTGCTTCCCGCTGGATTTGTCCCCGCACACGATGCACTCGATTTGCTGGCTCTGCTGCTTGTCcatggacgaggaggaggaggaggaagaggaggtgttgttgttattgttgccGCCGCCGGTGGTGGTGGTCGCGGTGGCGGCGCTGGACGGGTTGGGCTGCGGTGCGCCCTGGGGAGCCGCCGGGGGTAATTCCAGAGAGGGCGCCGGGTTCATGTGTCCCGTCATCTCCccggacagagacagaggcgcGACCTGGGACACCGGGGAGGAGAGGGTCCCCTGGGTGTCCCCGACGCCCTCGGTGCTTCTCCACGCCACCATAGCCATATCGACCGTCACCAAAACTTTGCGCGCccaactttttctatttttacgCAATAATCAACGCACGGGATTTGTTGGCGTGGGCTGCTAAAACGCGCTCATTGAAACTGCGGCATCGTGTGGTAAATATCAAACAGTCACTCCTGGAATGTAACGTGAAAAAGGCGCACAGGATAACGCTAATAAAAAGATCACGCCCGACTTCACAATTAAAGAATGCGCAGTCACCAGAAACAGCTTGGGCGCGAGGCGCATCCAAAAAACAAGCTTCATTCAGACGCAGAGAATATCATCCACCGAGGAAACACGAAGACGCACAACACTGAGCCAAATCCACCACGGTATCCCAAACACATCTGAAGTGTGATCCTCTCTGTCCGCTGTGTCCAGCTTTAATGAGAATAGCGTGCGAGCCGAGCAGATCCCTCCTCAGTGATGGAGTCTCCGGACCAGGCTCTCCAGACGCTGCCTGCTCCCCCGATCAGTCAGAAGTTACATTAAAAAGAcagcggagagagggaggagagagagaccgagagaaagagagaggggggaatgGGGGTGATGGATGATGATTTTGATGATGCTCTGCTCCGGGACGGATGAGGAGAGTGGTGCGTCCACACGTCACGGCTGTGATTTGGGTGACGTCTCTGTTTGTGGGGCGGAGTTAACGCCAGGGGAAGCTGGTCTGGGAGCAGCGGCAGCGCGGGGCCTCAGCAGGACaccctgcagtgtgtgtgtgtgtgtgtgtgtgtgtgtgtgtgtgtgtgtgtgtgtgtgtgtgtgtgtgtgtgtgtgtgtgcgtgtgtgtgtgtgtgtgtgtgcgtgtgtgtgttggtctgtcAGACATCTGTCATAGCCTAGTCCGCCCTGAGATAACATACTCACACTATTAGTCTCATATAtaggagaagagacagaagctgcagatTCTAACTGCAGTAATTTGATGCCACCTAGTGCCATTAAAAATACCTTATATAGCACAGTGTGCACTGGACTCTCAAGGCTTGATGAGATACATTTCTAATGGCCAACATATGGTATGTAACACTTTATTAAAAGTGTTTATCAAACATATATggacaaacacaatgtgtttaATTTGCTTCTGCTGTcccacatctgctgctgttttttgttttttttcaaataatagTTTATTAGTatccagaataaaacaaatttcaGAAACTGGTGCATAATAAACaagtggctgtggctcaggaggtaacCAGACGGTGGACGATTTGATTGCCTGTCTTCCTTTTTCTGCTTGAAGAAGTGTCCAGAATTGCCCCTTGTGACGAGTGTATGAGTTATGCATAATAGAGAAAGTACTGcatatagatgcactgtataaattTAAGACAACAAAAGAGctctataaatacagagcatttaccatAAACCAAACCAGTcagtgaaaaagacagaataatatggatttgtcattttctgttttgtcttgttaatattttttattatgagGATGCAATATGAACATTGTCTATGTTTTCAACTTGCATGTGTCAAATGGAATTTATAATagtttttcaaacatttacagtGTGTTGGTGTAAATAGTGACAAGCAAGTTATTTCTCTGAGAATTACAACCGTTTTTACACTGGCGATGTTTCCTTTACTTAAATATAATGAATCTCCTGCATCTATGGCACTTCTGTAAGTtctggaagagggatccctcatTTGTGACTCAGAGGTTTTTTACGTTTTATTTTCCCtgttaaaattaaattttttatatattttttgtgaatattggctatTGGCTATataattgtttgatttaattgaatGATTAATAATTTTACCAATATTTGTGACAACCTCTAGTGGCCTAATTATGTTATTGGTTTTCATGCCTGTCCCTGCtgtagtttaaaaaatattttctttatcatttattaaGATTCTGACAACCACCAAAAAGATTAAAcgtaaaatacaaatacaaaaataaataattgcatCATGCTCTGTGTCTAAAGTCAATATGAAATCTAATAAAAGTCTGATCTTATCCATTTCCTTAACACCAGAGACACCCTGTAGTCTCACAAACATAATGTTTACACACACTGGACtaactcaacacacacattatgttttgtatatttttcctGTGTCTAACTTGGAGGAAAGATTTAACATGTCTCGCATTGAGTATACACTAATTATAATCAACACAACTTATATCAcattatattgttttatgaTGCACAGTATAATGATGCAGCAGTAGCAGAAACCTGAAACCTACCACACACAATGTATGATGGCACATACTAAATACCAAATTGCACACTTAATGAACTTATATAAAGAGTGGAAGATACATACCCTGACCTCTCTGTCTCTAGTGTTGTTGGTTGATGTATCTCTGCAGCGGTGTCACTGTCCATGCTCTTGTATTCCTTTGATTGAATGAATCCTGATTCTCATGGAAGCCTTTTAATAGCAAGTCATTGCTGGGTGAACATGTCTGCGCGGCCATTCCACTGTTGACTCATGCTCCATGAGTCCTGTGGCTGAGCGTGCTGTCATGTTCTTCCAGACGGCCAGCACTGCAGTCATCCAGCCACTGCTGCCTTGTCTGCTAACAAAACACAAGGCTGACGTCCAAGACCCATCAACAGTGGAAGGTCGGGGCTAAAGTGTTTACCACACTGGATAGGGATGATTAATTCCTCCACCGTTAAATTCACTGAACTCTCCCCTGCCTGTTCTACCCAGTGACGAGCCCAGTTAACATTAatcacagatttaaagatgatAAATCCCTGCATGTTTTTGGTGATCTGATGCCCTGAAGACTTGTTACCAGTGGGGAGTTGAAAGTGAGCTAAACGGAGACAAAGTGAGGCCGAGTACGGCCACGAG contains these protein-coding regions:
- the LOC118102764 gene encoding COUP transcription factor 2 isoform X2, with product MAMVAWRSTEGVGDTQGTLSSPVSQVAPLSLSGEMTGHMNPAPSLELPPAAPQGAPQPNPSSAATATTTTGGGNNNNNTSSSSSSSSSMDKQQSQQIECIVCGDKSSGKHYGQFTCEGCKSFFKRSVRRNLSYTCRANRTCPVDQHHRNQCQYCRLKKCLKVGMRREAVQRGRIPTQSYHGQFALTNGDPLQCHSYLSGYISLLLRAEPYPTSRFGSQCLQSNNLMGIENICELAARMLFSAVEWARNIPFFPDLQVPDQVALLRLTWSELFVLNAAQCSMPVHVAPLLAAAGLHASPMSADRVVAFMDHIRVFQEQVEKLKVLHVDSAEYSCIKAIVLFTTDACGLSDVAHVEGLQEKSQCALEEYVRSQYPNQPNRFGKLLLRLPSLRTVSSSVIEQLFFVRLVGKTPIETLIRDMLLSGSSFNWPYMPIQ
- the LOC118102764 gene encoding COUP transcription factor 2 isoform X1; this translates as MAMVAWRSTEGVGDTQGTLSSPVSQVAPLSLSGEMTGHMNPAPSLELPPAAPQGAPQPNPSSAATATTTTGGGNNNNNTSSSSSSSSSMDKQQSQQIECIVCGDKSSGKHYGQFTCEGCKSFFKRSVRRNLSYTCRANRTCPVDQHHRNQCQYCRLKKCLKVGMRREGTRWHPPLVALAVQRGRIPTQSYHGQFALTNGDPLQCHSYLSGYISLLLRAEPYPTSRFGSQCLQSNNLMGIENICELAARMLFSAVEWARNIPFFPDLQVPDQVALLRLTWSELFVLNAAQCSMPVHVAPLLAAAGLHASPMSADRVVAFMDHIRVFQEQVEKLKVLHVDSAEYSCIKAIVLFTTDACGLSDVAHVEGLQEKSQCALEEYVRSQYPNQPNRFGKLLLRLPSLRTVSSSVIEQLFFVRLVGKTPIETLIRDMLLSGSSFNWPYMPIQ